Proteins from a single region of Streptomyces griseiscabiei:
- a CDS encoding RDD family protein: MDKRQALGSWLSGPREAAEEAGVDFGYRGEQLGLPEEGSGSIARPGRRLGALAVDWGLCLLIAYGLITDGYDQATSNWALLIFFLLHTLTLGTIGFTPGKRLFGLRVVAQDTGTVVPWRAAVRTVLLCLAVPALVWDRDGRGLHDRLARTVEVRI; encoded by the coding sequence GTGGACAAGAGGCAAGCACTCGGATCGTGGCTCTCCGGCCCCCGTGAAGCCGCGGAGGAAGCCGGAGTCGACTTCGGATACAGGGGAGAGCAGCTCGGTCTGCCGGAGGAGGGCTCCGGCTCCATCGCCCGCCCCGGCCGCCGTCTGGGCGCCCTCGCCGTCGACTGGGGCCTGTGCCTGCTGATCGCATACGGCCTGATCACCGACGGCTACGACCAGGCCACCAGCAACTGGGCCCTGCTCATCTTCTTCCTGCTGCACACCCTGACGCTGGGCACGATCGGCTTCACCCCGGGCAAGCGCCTCTTCGGTCTGCGGGTCGTCGCCCAGGACACCGGCACGGTCGTCCCCTGGCGCGCCGCCGTCCGCACGGTCCTGCTCTGCCTCGCCGTCCCCGCCCTGGTCTGGGACCGCGACGGCCGGGGCCTGCACGACCGGCTGGCGCGCACGGTCGAGGTCCGGATCTGA
- the glnA gene encoding type I glutamate--ammonia ligase, with protein sequence MFQNADEAKKYIADEDVKFVDVRFCDLPGVMQHFTIPATAFDPAEELAFDGSSIRGFQAIHESDMALRADLSTARVDPFRRDKTVNINFFIHDPITGEQYSRDPRNVAKKAEAYLASTGIADTAYFGPEAEFYVFDSVRFKTAENESFYHIDSEAGAWNTGALEDNRGYKVRYKGGYFPTPPVDHFADLRAEISLELANSGLQVERQHHEVGTAGQAEINYKFNTLLAAADDLQLFKYIVKNVAWRNGKTATFMPKPIFGDNGSGMHVHQSLWTGGQPLFYDEAGYAGLSDTARYYIGGILKHAPSLLAFTNPTVNSYHRLVPGFEAPVNLVYSQRNRSAAMRIPITGSNPKAKRVEFRAPDSSGNPYLAFSALLLAGLDGIKNKIEPAEPIDKDLYELAPEEHAGVPQVPTSLPAVLDSLERDHEFLLQGDVFTPDLIETWIDYKRANEIAPLQLRPHPHEFELYFDV encoded by the coding sequence ATGTTCCAGAACGCCGACGAGGCCAAGAAGTACATCGCGGACGAGGACGTCAAGTTCGTCGATGTCCGCTTCTGCGACCTGCCGGGTGTGATGCAGCACTTCACGATCCCGGCCACGGCCTTCGACCCGGCCGAGGAGCTCGCGTTCGACGGCTCCTCGATCCGCGGCTTCCAGGCCATCCACGAGTCCGACATGGCGCTCCGCGCCGACCTGTCCACCGCGCGCGTCGACCCCTTCCGCCGCGACAAGACGGTCAACATCAACTTCTTCATCCACGACCCGATCACAGGCGAGCAGTACTCCCGTGACCCGCGGAACGTGGCGAAGAAGGCGGAGGCGTACCTCGCGTCCACCGGTATCGCCGACACCGCGTACTTCGGTCCCGAGGCCGAGTTCTACGTCTTCGACAGCGTGCGCTTCAAGACCGCGGAGAACGAGTCCTTCTACCACATCGACTCCGAGGCGGGCGCCTGGAACACCGGTGCGCTGGAGGACAACCGCGGCTACAAGGTCCGCTACAAGGGCGGTTACTTCCCGACCCCGCCGGTCGACCACTTCGCCGACCTGCGTGCCGAGATCTCCCTGGAGCTGGCCAACTCCGGCCTCCAGGTCGAGCGCCAGCACCACGAGGTGGGCACCGCCGGCCAGGCCGAGATCAACTACAAGTTCAACACGCTGCTCGCCGCGGCCGACGACCTCCAGCTCTTCAAGTACATCGTGAAGAACGTGGCCTGGCGCAACGGCAAGACCGCGACCTTCATGCCGAAGCCGATCTTCGGTGACAACGGCTCGGGCATGCACGTCCACCAGTCGCTGTGGACGGGCGGCCAGCCGCTCTTCTACGACGAGGCCGGTTACGCGGGCCTGTCGGACACCGCCCGCTACTACATCGGCGGCATCCTCAAGCACGCCCCGTCGCTGCTGGCCTTCACCAACCCGACGGTGAACTCGTACCACCGTCTGGTGCCCGGCTTCGAGGCCCCGGTCAACCTGGTCTACTCGCAGCGCAACCGCTCCGCGGCCATGCGTATCCCGATCACGGGTTCGAATCCGAAGGCCAAGCGCGTCGAGTTCCGCGCGCCCGACTCCTCCGGCAACCCGTACCTCGCCTTCTCGGCGCTGCTCCTCGCGGGCCTCGACGGCATCAAGAACAAGATCGAGCCGGCCGAGCCGATCGACAAGGACCTCTACGAGCTGGCCCCCGAGGAGCACGCGGGCGTCCCGCAGGTCCCGACCTCCCTCCCGGCCGTCCTCGACTCGCTGGAGCGCGACCACGAGTTCCTCCTCCAGGGCGACGTCTTCACGCCGGACCTGATCGAGACGTGGATCGACTACAAGCGCGCCAACGAGATCGCCCCGCTGCAGCTGCGTCCGCACCCGCACGAGTTCGAGCTGTACTTCGACGTGTGA
- a CDS encoding SCO2583/SCO2584 N-terminal domain-containing protein, which translates to MPEQDDDEREFDIKWADGAEHKEPSARARMLAARWKENPPAPQPFRADPGPRVPRRSSWVSTVIVFGCVAGLIALIGYVNYRSSY; encoded by the coding sequence ATGCCCGAACAGGACGACGACGAGCGGGAGTTCGACATCAAGTGGGCGGACGGGGCCGAGCACAAGGAGCCCTCCGCCCGGGCCCGGATGCTCGCGGCCCGCTGGAAGGAGAACCCGCCCGCGCCGCAGCCGTTCCGTGCCGATCCGGGGCCGCGGGTGCCGCGCCGGTCGTCGTGGGTGTCGACGGTGATCGTGTTCGGGTGCGTGGCGGGGCTGATCGCGCTGATCGGCTACGTCAACTATCGGTCTTCGTACTGA